A window of bacterium genomic DNA:
AACCGTTTGGGCAAGCAGTGTGTGGGCTAAATTCGGCGAGAAGTGGATGATGGTTTATCATCAAGAGAGTCGTCCCCTAGTCGAGCACAAATCCCAATTATTCAATATTACTGATGATTATGCCGGCGTTCGCAATCCTCTTTTACTCGAATTCATAAGAAACGATAAACCTATTCTTGAAAGTTTAGGCAAGAAAGACATCTCAGCCATTCAACGACTTCCTGCCTCATTCGAAGCAATGGACCTTACAGGCAGGCTTAATAAAGCGCAGCTCATTAATATTGCCGGCAAATCAGGAAGCATAAACTCAACTCAAATTCGATACAACCTGAACCTATTTGGCAATACAGCGATTATAAGCTATTACCTGAAGGAACGAGACATAAGCGGGCCTATGCCCACCAAGTGGGTTGGTCTCGTCTTTTCTAAAGTTAATTCAAAATGGACACCCTTATTTCGACAAGAAACAATCGACATCAAACCCTCAAAGGAGATACTCATGACAACAGAAAGCGGCCTTCAATATGAAGATACAGTCGAAGGAACCGGTCCCTCACCTGAAAAAGGTCAGACCGTCACTGTTCACTACGTTGGGATGCTAACCGATGGTAAGGAATTTGATAGTTCCGTAAAACGCGGCCAACCCTTCGCATTTACAATCGGAGTTGGCCAAGTAATAAAAGGTTGGGATGAAGGGGTCAGCAC
This region includes:
- a CDS encoding FKBP-type peptidyl-prolyl cis-trans isomerase — its product is MPTKWVGLVFSKVNSKWTPLFRQETIDIKPSKEILMTTESGLQYEDTVEGTGPSPEKGQTVTVHYVGMLTDGKEFDSSVKRGQPFAFTIGVGQVIKGWDEGVSTMKVGGKRRLTIPPNLGYGAAGAGGVIPPNATLIFDVELLGVK